In Devosia sp. 1566, a single genomic region encodes these proteins:
- a CDS encoding transglutaminase family protein: MRLSIGCEIDYEVFDNATLIFNVEAMHGGRQRILNERIVVTPPFVTEQFTANDTGNRFRRLTASGGALKLRYDAQIVLDPVLANPADIGEVPVAQLPPETLGFLNPSRYCPSDLLARFASRQFGDVEPGFVRVTEICNWIHEEVDYLAGSSDTSTTAADTFATRAGVCRDFAHLGVTFCRALGIPARFVSCYAWQLQPQDFHAVFEAYLGDRWYLFDPTRMAALDGLVRIGSGRDAADTAFATLFGNVQSRGVRVWADALDADTDEPWTVDAVSVAELS; this comes from the coding sequence ATGCGGTTATCCATTGGCTGTGAGATCGATTATGAGGTTTTCGACAACGCCACCTTGATCTTCAATGTCGAGGCGATGCATGGCGGGCGCCAGCGAATATTGAACGAGCGCATTGTGGTCACCCCACCATTCGTGACCGAGCAGTTTACCGCCAACGACACTGGCAACCGGTTCCGGCGCCTGACGGCATCGGGTGGGGCGCTCAAGCTCCGCTATGACGCCCAGATCGTGCTTGATCCAGTGCTGGCGAACCCGGCCGATATTGGCGAAGTTCCGGTGGCGCAGCTGCCGCCCGAAACCCTCGGGTTTCTCAATCCCTCGCGATATTGTCCATCGGACCTCCTGGCCCGCTTTGCGTCGCGCCAGTTCGGCGATGTGGAGCCTGGCTTTGTCCGGGTGACCGAGATCTGCAACTGGATCCATGAGGAGGTCGATTACCTCGCCGGCTCCAGCGACACCTCAACAACGGCGGCCGACACCTTTGCCACGCGCGCTGGCGTGTGCCGCGACTTTGCGCATCTGGGCGTGACCTTTTGCCGGGCGCTCGGCATCCCCGCCCGCTTTGTGTCCTGTTATGCCTGGCAGCTGCAGCCGCAGGATTTCCATGCGGTGTTTGAGGCCTATCTCGGTGACCGCTGGTACTTGTTCGACCCCACGCGCATGGCGGCGCTTGACGGGCTGGTGCGGATCGGCTCGGGACGCGACGCAGCCGACACGGCCTTTGCTACGCTTTTTGGCAATGTGCAGTCGCGCGGAGTGCGCGTTTGGGCCGATGCGCTCGATGCGGATACGGATGAACCCTGGACAGTGGATGCGGTCAGCGTCGCCGAACTCAGCTGA
- a CDS encoding transglutaminase family protein — protein MTLLQVRHETVYRYAGPVQFGEHRLLVRPRDSMEQTLESFALRISPEPVGVRWIHDVFGNCIALARFEKPADELRIVASMVLDHAPESSPDFEIDPRAKLYPFDYGGTDAVDLGPTSQRQFPEETEVDSWARRFLDPRGSTNTGHLLMTMTYAIKESFAYIRRTQPGTQRPSVTLSSRRGTCRDFALLMMEAVRSLGLAARFVSGYLYSPDRDGSHRGGGATHAWCQVFLPGAGWVEFDPTNGIIGTRDLIRVGVAREPGQAIPIAGTYTGAAGDYLGMDVEVRVERVTSLQDSMG, from the coding sequence ATGACCCTGCTCCAGGTCAGGCACGAGACGGTCTACCGCTACGCCGGTCCTGTCCAGTTCGGGGAGCACCGCCTTCTGGTGCGCCCGCGTGACAGCATGGAACAAACGCTGGAATCCTTTGCCCTTCGCATCTCGCCTGAGCCGGTCGGTGTGCGCTGGATCCATGATGTGTTTGGCAATTGCATCGCCCTCGCGCGCTTCGAGAAGCCCGCTGACGAGCTGCGCATCGTCGCCAGCATGGTGCTCGATCATGCGCCCGAAAGCTCGCCCGATTTCGAGATCGATCCGCGCGCCAAGCTGTATCCCTTTGACTATGGCGGCACGGACGCGGTGGATCTGGGGCCCACCAGCCAACGCCAGTTTCCCGAAGAAACCGAAGTCGACAGCTGGGCCCGGCGCTTCCTTGATCCGCGGGGCAGCACCAATACCGGTCACCTGCTGATGACCATGACCTATGCCATCAAGGAAAGCTTTGCCTATATCCGGCGCACCCAGCCAGGCACGCAGCGTCCGTCCGTCACCCTGTCAAGCCGGCGCGGCACCTGCCGGGATTTCGCGCTGCTGATGATGGAGGCCGTCCGCTCGCTCGGCCTCGCCGCCCGGTTTGTGTCGGGTTATCTTTACTCCCCAGACCGCGATGGCAGTCATCGCGGCGGCGGCGCAACCCATGCCTGGTGCCAGGTCTTCCTGCCGGGAGCCGGGTGGGTGGAATTTGATCCAACCAATGGCATCATTGGCACCCGCGACCTGATCCGGGTCGGGGTGGCGCGCGAGCCCGGGCAGGCCATTCCCATTGCCGGCACCTATACCGGCGCTGCGGGGGATTACCTGGGCATGGATGTGGAAGTCCGGGTCGAGCGCGTGACCTCGCTGCAGGATTCTATGGGCTGA
- a CDS encoding AAA family ATPase — MTQWSAQQDAALKAVSSWLKDRDGPQVFRLFGWAGTGKSTLAVHLGSDVKNVKYAAFTGKAALVMRRRGCKGAQTIHSLIYSLVSEKEGEPRFVLDPESPAADADLIVIDEVSMVDEQLGQDLLSFGVKVLVLGDPFQLPPVQGAGFFTAEEPDIMLTEIHRQAADNPIIRLSMDVREGGYLEHGRYGESLVVGRDSVDRDAVLQADQVLVGRNKTRLQYNDRLRELRGLPFHEPVVGDRMVCLRNNPRKRLLNGQIWIVTEVARKANGKYSLLLGADEGKGEAKVMTHKAFFSGEEDAMSWPERRQFDEFTFGYCLTVHKAQGSQWDNVYLFDESFVFREERARWLYTAITRAAEKITVVS; from the coding sequence ATGACGCAATGGTCGGCACAACAGGACGCGGCCCTCAAGGCCGTGTCCAGCTGGCTCAAGGATCGGGACGGGCCGCAGGTGTTCCGCCTGTTCGGCTGGGCGGGCACCGGCAAGTCGACGCTTGCCGTGCATCTGGGCAGTGACGTCAAGAACGTTAAATATGCCGCCTTCACCGGCAAGGCCGCACTGGTCATGCGCCGCCGCGGCTGCAAGGGCGCCCAGACCATCCATTCGCTGATCTATTCGCTGGTCAGCGAAAAGGAAGGCGAGCCCCGTTTCGTGCTCGATCCGGAATCCCCCGCAGCCGATGCCGATCTCATCGTCATCGATGAAGTCTCGATGGTGGACGAGCAGCTGGGGCAGGACCTGCTGTCCTTTGGGGTCAAGGTGCTGGTGCTGGGCGATCCGTTCCAGTTGCCCCCCGTGCAGGGCGCCGGGTTCTTCACTGCCGAAGAGCCCGATATCATGCTCACCGAAATCCATCGCCAGGCTGCCGACAATCCGATCATCCGGCTGTCCATGGATGTGCGCGAAGGCGGCTATCTCGAACATGGCCGCTATGGCGAGTCACTGGTGGTCGGGCGTGACTCGGTGGATCGTGATGCTGTGCTTCAGGCCGACCAGGTGCTGGTGGGACGCAACAAGACGCGGCTGCAGTACAATGACCGCCTGCGCGAGTTGCGCGGCCTGCCATTTCACGAGCCGGTGGTGGGCGATCGCATGGTGTGCCTGCGCAACAATCCGCGCAAGCGCCTCCTCAATGGCCAGATCTGGATCGTCACCGAAGTGGCGCGCAAGGCGAATGGCAAATATTCGCTGCTGCTGGGCGCTGACGAGGGCAAGGGCGAAGCCAAGGTAATGACCCACAAGGCGTTCTTTTCGGGCGAAGAAGACGCCATGAGCTGGCCCGAGCGGCGGCAATTTGATGAATTCACCTTTGGCTATTGCCTGACCGTGCACAAGGCGCAGGGTAGCCAGTGGGACAATGTCTACTTGTTCGACGAAAGCTTCGTGTTCCGTGAGGAACGCGCGCGCTGGCTTTACACCGCCATCACCCGCGCGGCCGAAAAGATCACGGTGGTCTCATGA
- a CDS encoding fumarylacetoacetate hydrolase family protein, with product MTEFVFSPPAPVGLPVDDGRMFPVRRIFCVGRNYAEHAREMGNDAREAPFFFCKPADAVVTDSSAVPYPPQTSDLHHEIELVVAIGTGGVDIPESQALDHVFGYAAGLDMTRRDLQAVAKKAGRPWDMAKGFDQSAPIGTIVPVDRIGHPGTGAITLSVNGVERQRGDLGDQLWGVAETIAYLSGLVRLEPGDLIMTGTPAGVGAVQRGDQLVGTIEGVGTIATTIS from the coding sequence GTGACTGAGTTTGTGTTTTCGCCACCGGCACCCGTTGGCCTTCCTGTGGATGACGGACGGATGTTTCCGGTGCGACGCATTTTCTGCGTTGGACGCAACTATGCCGAACACGCCCGTGAAATGGGCAATGACGCGCGCGAAGCTCCGTTCTTTTTCTGCAAGCCTGCCGATGCCGTGGTGACTGATAGCAGCGCGGTGCCTTATCCCCCCCAAACCAGTGACCTGCACCACGAGATCGAACTGGTGGTGGCCATCGGCACCGGCGGCGTCGACATCCCGGAAAGCCAGGCCCTCGATCACGTGTTCGGTTATGCCGCCGGCCTCGACATGACGCGGCGCGACCTGCAGGCCGTCGCCAAGAAGGCCGGCCGGCCCTGGGACATGGCCAAGGGCTTTGACCAGTCCGCCCCCATCGGCACCATCGTGCCGGTTGATCGGATCGGGCATCCCGGCACGGGTGCCATTACTCTGAGCGTTAATGGCGTCGAGCGGCAGCGTGGCGATCTGGGTGACCAGCTCTGGGGCGTGGCTGAAACCATCGCTTATCTCTCGGGCCTGGTTCGTCTCGAGCCGGGCGATCTCATCATGACCGGCACGCCAGCCGGCGTCGGCGCGGTTCAGCGCGGCGACCAGCTGGTTGGCACAATTGAAGGCGTGGGCACCATCGCGACCACGATCAGCTGA
- a CDS encoding aldo/keto reductase codes for MEYRYLGRSGLRVSSLTMGTMTFGGSERVGNTPQDEATRQIDLCLDHGINLLDTANIYNKGVSEEMIGVALSENGRRERTLLATKVRFRTGDGPNDAGLSRHHIIEQCKASLKRLKTDHIDLYQVHEWDGMTPVEETMEALDILVKHGHVRYIGCSNYSGWHIMKALQAAGERHNERFISQQIHYTLHSREAEYELVPISQDQGLGILVWSPLAGGLLSGKYRREGGPDAGRHVGGWREPPVPDWNRLYDIIDVIVAIAEERNVSGAQVSLAWLLGRPGVTSVIIGGRSEEQFRDNLAAAELKLSNEERARLDAVSRPPLLYPYWHQTFTANDRLGPIDQDLLGSYVEEFKRD; via the coding sequence ATGGAGTATCGTTATCTCGGCCGTTCGGGACTTCGCGTATCAAGCCTGACCATGGGCACCATGACCTTTGGTGGCTCCGAGCGGGTGGGCAACACGCCCCAGGACGAAGCCACCCGCCAGATCGATCTCTGCCTCGATCACGGCATCAACCTGCTCGACACCGCCAATATCTACAACAAGGGCGTGTCCGAGGAGATGATCGGGGTGGCGCTGAGCGAAAACGGGCGCCGCGAGCGCACCCTGCTTGCCACCAAGGTGCGCTTCCGCACCGGCGATGGTCCCAATGATGCGGGTCTGTCGCGCCATCACATCATCGAGCAGTGCAAGGCCAGCCTCAAGCGCCTCAAGACCGACCATATCGATCTTTACCAGGTCCATGAATGGGACGGGATGACCCCGGTCGAAGAAACCATGGAAGCGCTCGACATCTTGGTCAAGCACGGCCATGTCCGCTATATCGGCTGCTCCAATTACTCTGGCTGGCACATCATGAAGGCGCTCCAGGCTGCCGGCGAGCGCCACAATGAACGCTTCATTTCCCAGCAGATCCATTACACCCTCCATTCGCGCGAAGCCGAATATGAGCTGGTGCCGATCAGCCAGGATCAGGGGCTGGGCATTCTCGTTTGGTCTCCGCTTGCCGGCGGACTCCTGTCGGGCAAATACCGGCGCGAAGGCGGCCCCGATGCCGGCCGCCATGTGGGGGGCTGGCGCGAGCCGCCGGTGCCTGATTGGAACCGGCTCTATGACATCATCGATGTGATCGTCGCCATTGCCGAAGAGCGCAATGTGTCGGGCGCGCAGGTGTCGCTGGCCTGGCTGCTGGGCCGGCCGGGCGTCACTTCGGTGATCATCGGCGGGCGCAGCGAAGAGCAGTTCCGCGACAATCTCGCTGCCGCCGAGCTCAAGCTCTCCAATGAGGAGCGGGCGCGGCTCGACGCCGTCAGCCGGCCGCCGCTGCTTTATCCCTATTGGCACCAGACTTTTACCGCCAACGACCGGCTTGGGCCCATCGACCAGGATTTGCTGGGCTCTTATGTAGAGGAATTCAAGCGTGACTGA
- a CDS encoding EamA family transporter: protein MRPANPFVSVSLVTLGMVATQIGASLAKGLFLLIGASGTTALRLLLSALVLAILFRPWRFRLDRAQWRAVGFYGAAMGAMNLLFYSALATIPLGVAVALEFTGPLAVALAGSRRGIDFGWVALAVLGLLFLLPLFGLSEPLDPMGVVLALAAGAFWAGYIVFGQRAGTGGGPHTVALGVGLGAALVLPFGLWSAGAAMFDPAILPLALAMALLSSAIPYSLDMLALPHLPARTFGILMSAQPALAALMGLVLLGEQLSAWQWAGIGAVMLASLGSTATAHRNPPPLA, encoded by the coding sequence TTGCGGCCCGCCAATCCATTTGTATCTGTTTCGCTGGTGACGCTGGGCATGGTGGCCACGCAGATCGGCGCTTCGCTCGCCAAGGGGCTGTTCCTCCTGATCGGGGCAAGCGGCACCACGGCGCTGCGCCTGCTGCTTTCGGCGCTGGTGCTGGCCATCCTGTTCCGGCCCTGGCGGTTCCGGCTCGATCGGGCGCAGTGGCGCGCCGTGGGTTTTTATGGCGCGGCGATGGGCGCCATGAACCTGTTGTTTTACAGCGCGCTCGCCACCATTCCCCTTGGCGTCGCGGTGGCGCTGGAATTCACCGGCCCCCTGGCCGTGGCGCTGGCGGGCTCGCGCCGCGGCATTGATTTTGGCTGGGTGGCGCTGGCGGTGCTGGGGCTGCTGTTCCTTTTGCCGCTGTTTGGCTTGTCCGAGCCGCTGGACCCAATGGGGGTCGTTCTGGCACTGGCCGCCGGGGCGTTCTGGGCGGGCTATATTGTTTTCGGGCAGCGCGCGGGTACGGGTGGCGGGCCCCATACGGTGGCGCTGGGCGTGGGGCTTGGGGCCGCGCTGGTGCTGCCCTTCGGGCTGTGGAGTGCGGGCGCCGCCATGTTTGACCCGGCCATCCTGCCACTGGCGCTGGCCATGGCGCTCCTGTCCAGCGCCATTCCTTATTCGCTCGACATGCTGGCGTTGCCCCACCTGCCGGCGCGCACTTTTGGCATCCTGATGAGCGCACAGCCGGCGCTGGCCGCGTTGATGGGGCTGGTGCTCCTGGGCGAGCAATTGAGCGCGTGGCAATGGGCCGGCATTGGCGCGGTGATGCTGGCGTCGCTGGGCAGCACCGCCACAGCCCATCGCAACCCGCCGCCGCTGGCCTGA
- a CDS encoding YciI family protein, with protein sequence MLYAVLCYSDENVVGSWTKEEDDACLARLAQVQDRLDQKGKLGPVVRLLPTTAATTLRKSGSGEPLVIDGPFAETKEQFLGFYVADCETLDEAITFAKDLAKANPVQGSYEIRPLSIYKPSGLKP encoded by the coding sequence ATGCTCTACGCCGTGTTGTGCTATAGTGACGAAAATGTCGTCGGCTCCTGGACCAAGGAAGAAGACGATGCCTGCCTTGCCCGCCTGGCCCAGGTGCAGGACCGGCTGGATCAAAAGGGCAAGCTCGGTCCAGTGGTGCGCCTGCTCCCCACCACCGCCGCGACCACGCTGCGCAAATCGGGCTCGGGCGAGCCGCTGGTGATCGACGGCCCCTTTGCCGAAACCAAGGAACAGTTCCTGGGCTTTTACGTCGCCGATTGCGAAACCCTCGATGAAGCGATCACCTTTGCCAAGGACCTCGCCAAAGCCAATCCGGTGCAGGGTTCCTATGAAATCCGGCCGCTTTCCATCTACAAACCCAGTGGACTCAAGCCATGA
- a CDS encoding RNA polymerase sigma factor, with protein sequence MTDSAWIAAALSAARPQALSALLRYFRDLDRAEEAFQEASLRAIKTWPEKGPPREPVAWLVFVGRNSGIDQVRKTRRNVPLPADDILSDLDDAEADMAERLDNEHYRDDILRLLFICCHPELPATQQIALALRIVAGVPTRQIARAFLVGEAAMEQRITRAKARVAANAVPFDPPDAVARAERLGAVALMIYLIFNEGYSRGHSDEAAARLCDEAIRLGRLLLRLFPTEPEIMGLLALMLLQHARNPARADAAGNLVLLEDQDRSLWNGQMAAEGLALVQKALRHGEPGAYQVQAAIAARHAVAQSAAETDWASIEQLYGLLEVLQPSPVVTLNRAVAVSKARGPAAALALVEPLAERLDGYFHFHGVRGGLLLQLGEHAAAREAFNRAIALAGSPAEAAHIRGHLDRLGTLSDGGDDPAPLNQHSSS encoded by the coding sequence ATGACCGACAGCGCCTGGATCGCAGCAGCCCTTTCGGCAGCTCGCCCCCAGGCGCTGAGCGCCCTGCTGCGCTATTTCCGCGACCTCGATCGCGCCGAGGAAGCCTTTCAGGAGGCGAGCCTGCGCGCGATCAAGACCTGGCCCGAAAAAGGCCCGCCGCGCGAACCGGTAGCGTGGCTGGTTTTCGTGGGCCGCAACAGCGGCATCGACCAGGTGCGCAAGACCCGGCGCAATGTGCCCCTGCCCGCCGACGACATCCTCTCCGATCTCGACGATGCCGAAGCCGACATGGCCGAGCGGCTCGACAACGAGCATTATCGCGACGACATCCTGCGGCTGTTGTTTATCTGCTGCCATCCCGAACTGCCAGCTACCCAGCAGATCGCCCTGGCGCTGCGCATCGTGGCGGGGGTGCCCACCAGGCAGATCGCCCGCGCGTTTCTTGTGGGGGAAGCGGCGATGGAGCAACGTATCACCCGCGCCAAGGCGCGCGTCGCCGCCAATGCCGTGCCGTTCGACCCACCCGATGCGGTGGCCCGCGCCGAGCGGCTGGGGGCGGTGGCGCTGATGATCTACCTCATTTTCAATGAAGGCTATTCGCGCGGCCACTCCGATGAAGCGGCGGCGCGGCTTTGCGACGAGGCGATCCGGCTCGGACGCTTGCTGTTGCGCCTCTTCCCCACTGAACCCGAGATCATGGGCCTGCTGGCGCTGATGCTGCTGCAGCATGCCCGCAACCCCGCGCGCGCCGACGCCGCTGGCAATCTGGTCCTGCTGGAAGACCAGGATCGCAGCTTGTGGAACGGCCAGATGGCGGCCGAGGGGCTGGCCTTGGTGCAAAAAGCGCTGCGGCACGGGGAGCCCGGCGCCTATCAGGTGCAGGCCGCCATCGCCGCCCGGCACGCCGTGGCCCAAAGCGCCGCTGAAACCGACTGGGCCAGTATCGAGCAGCTATATGGCCTGCTCGAAGTGCTCCAGCCCTCCCCGGTGGTGACGCTCAACCGCGCGGTCGCCGTGAGCAAGGCGCGTGGGCCCGCCGCGGCGCTGGCGCTGGTGGAGCCGCTGGCCGAGCGCCTTGATGGCTATTTTCATTTCCATGGGGTGCGGGGCGGCTTGCTGCTGCAGCTGGGCGAACACGCCGCAGCGCGCGAAGCGTTCAACCGGGCGATTGCACTGGCCGGATCCCCCGCGGAAGCGGCCCATATTCGCGGCCACCTCGATCGGCTGGGAACGCTGTCAGATGGTGGTGACGATCCGGCGCCGCTCAACCAGCACAGTTCAAGCTAG
- a CDS encoding DUF2934 domain-containing protein, whose product MDQDEHKEGKTRDRAYQLWEQEGRPEGRHEDHWRQASDEFSAQGEQDDEGGGGIEDMVPNPIGVPPAEALPPGSQPTGIDGPVGGTIGEQQAGARQSGGAGSSAGQAGARGNSAK is encoded by the coding sequence ATGGACCAGGACGAGCATAAAGAAGGCAAGACCCGGGACCGCGCTTACCAGCTCTGGGAGCAGGAAGGCCGCCCCGAAGGGCGCCACGAGGATCACTGGCGCCAGGCCAGCGATGAGTTCTCCGCCCAGGGCGAGCAGGATGACGAGGGCGGCGGCGGGATCGAGGACATGGTTCCCAATCCCATCGGCGTTCCGCCTGCAGAGGCCTTGCCGCCTGGCAGTCAGCCCACCGGGATTGACGGACCGGTCGGCGGCACCATCGGCGAACAGCAAGCCGGTGCCCGGCAGTCAGGGGGCGCAGGCTCCTCGGCCGGTCAGGCCGGAGCCCGAGGGAATTCCGCCAAATAA
- a CDS encoding metallophosphoesterase family protein translates to MIFFTSDSHFGDPRVLRIDRRPFSTVAEHDTALVAAWAQTVSPEDEVWHLGDFSRGDSATVAALLAALPGRKHLIIGNNDGPATLAADGWASVQHYAELHLEGHMLVLCHYPFRTWNAQGKKSINLHGHSHGRLSPVTRQYDVGVDPQGWAPVPLQTVLASRKARRAAKLPA, encoded by the coding sequence ATGATTTTCTTTACCAGCGACAGCCATTTTGGCGATCCGCGCGTGTTGCGCATCGACCGGCGCCCCTTCAGCACGGTTGCCGAACATGACACGGCGCTGGTTGCCGCCTGGGCGCAGACGGTTTCCCCCGAGGATGAAGTCTGGCATCTCGGCGATTTTTCCCGCGGCGACAGCGCCACCGTTGCGGCCCTGCTAGCTGCGCTCCCCGGCCGCAAGCACCTGATCATTGGCAATAATGACGGGCCGGCCACCTTGGCCGCCGACGGCTGGGCCAGCGTGCAACATTATGCCGAACTGCATCTGGAGGGCCATATGCTGGTGCTTTGCCACTATCCGTTCCGCACCTGGAACGCGCAGGGCAAGAAGTCCATCAACCTGCATGGCCACTCCCATGGACGGCTAAGCCCGGTCACGCGCCAATACGACGTGGGCGTCGATCCGCAGGGCTGGGCGCCGGTGCCGCTGCAGACCGTGCTGGCCAGCCGCAAGGCGCGCCGGGCGGCCAAGCTTCCCGCTTAG
- a CDS encoding ATP-dependent Clp protease proteolytic subunit — MSTSVEASEEPQRASWGRRLVQRAAAVDDGAVMRTAFWALLLGTVSVLFVDFRELTQNQAAPLPVPTQPILPPAPATNPEASPGAGTRPAITTSPEVLEGALVIALRPEGELSLTGTLDVGSAERFAAEIAERGEYVQTVVLDSPGGSVVDALAIGSLIHQRGLATKVAAGSLCASSCPIIFASGAERIASPEAAIGVHQIYAAALGGNAKDALRVAGTAMSDAQTTTAQITRHLEQTGVDPALWLHALETPPQLLYYFTPEEMLALRLATRLDNKDLADGTGRETEPLRAR, encoded by the coding sequence ATGAGCACGAGCGTCGAAGCGTCCGAAGAGCCGCAGCGCGCCTCCTGGGGCCGGCGCCTGGTCCAGCGGGCCGCGGCGGTGGACGATGGCGCAGTGATGCGCACCGCGTTCTGGGCGCTGCTGCTGGGCACGGTTTCGGTGCTGTTCGTCGACTTTCGCGAATTGACGCAAAACCAGGCCGCGCCCCTGCCCGTGCCGACGCAGCCCATCCTGCCGCCCGCCCCCGCCACAAACCCCGAGGCATCGCCGGGCGCCGGCACCCGCCCGGCGATCACCACCAGCCCCGAAGTGCTGGAAGGGGCCCTCGTCATCGCGCTGCGGCCCGAGGGCGAGTTGAGCCTGACGGGAACGCTCGATGTCGGCTCGGCCGAGCGGTTTGCCGCCGAGATTGCCGAGCGGGGCGAATATGTGCAAACTGTGGTTCTCGACTCCCCTGGAGGATCGGTCGTGGATGCACTGGCGATTGGCAGTCTAATCCACCAAAGGGGCCTTGCCACCAAGGTCGCCGCGGGCTCGCTTTGCGCCTCCTCCTGCCCCATCATATTCGCCTCGGGCGCCGAGCGGATCGCCAGCCCCGAAGCGGCTATAGGCGTGCACCAGATCTATGCAGCGGCGCTGGGCGGCAATGCCAAGGATGCCCTTCGGGTCGCCGGCACCGCGATGAGCGACGCGCAAACCACCACCGCCCAGATCACCCGGCATCTGGAACAAACCGGGGTTGATCCCGCGCTGTGGCTGCATGCGCTCGAAACGCCACCGCAGCTTTTATACTATTTCACGCCCGAGGAGATGCTGGCCCTGCGCCTCGCTACTCGGCTCGATAACAAAGATTTGGCCGATGGAACCGGAAGAGAAACGGAGCCGTTACGTGCCAGATAA
- a CDS encoding LLM class flavin-dependent oxidoreductase, translating into MTAPFALSIQDLAPIADGTTTPQAMAETIKLAQMGDQLGYTRLWYAEHHGMPSIASSVPEILIGSAAAHTKSIRVGSGGVMLLNHAPLRIVEAYRTLEALHPGRIDLGLGRAPGGDGYAMRALRTGGGEEFAQYLSEMLAFEEEGFPPEHPFSHVAVAPGGISLPPLWLLGSSGSSATAAGQLGIGYAFAAHFSQTPAAPAFAAYREAFTPTAAFPEPRTLLCLSVICAPTDEEARFLSSSQEVNWALFHSGEQRRLFAPEQAIAHPLTAQQRAVIEHQSSLWIVGSPETVKAAISQKAEAAGADEVMITTTMHSYELRRRSYSLIADALGLEPRS; encoded by the coding sequence ATGACCGCCCCCTTCGCCCTTTCCATCCAGGATCTCGCGCCCATCGCCGACGGCACCACCACGCCCCAGGCCATGGCCGAGACCATCAAGCTGGCGCAGATGGGCGATCAGCTGGGCTATACGAGGCTTTGGTATGCCGAGCATCATGGCATGCCCTCAATCGCGTCCTCCGTGCCCGAAATCCTCATTGGCAGCGCCGCCGCGCATACCAAATCCATTCGCGTCGGCTCGGGCGGGGTGATGCTGCTCAATCACGCGCCGCTGCGGATCGTCGAGGCCTATCGGACGCTGGAAGCCCTGCATCCCGGCCGCATTGATCTGGGCCTGGGGCGCGCGCCGGGTGGCGACGGCTATGCCATGCGCGCCCTGCGCACCGGCGGCGGCGAGGAATTCGCGCAATATTTGAGCGAAATGCTGGCCTTCGAGGAAGAAGGCTTTCCGCCCGAACACCCGTTCTCCCATGTGGCCGTCGCGCCCGGTGGCATCAGCCTGCCGCCCCTTTGGCTCCTGGGCTCATCGGGCTCGAGCGCAACCGCGGCCGGGCAGCTTGGCATCGGCTATGCCTTCGCCGCCCATTTCAGCCAAACGCCAGCCGCGCCTGCCTTTGCCGCTTATCGAGAAGCCTTCACGCCCACCGCGGCCTTTCCCGAGCCGCGCACGCTGCTATGCCTGTCGGTGATCTGCGCCCCAACCGACGAGGAAGCGCGGTTCCTGTCGAGCTCGCAGGAGGTGAACTGGGCCTTGTTCCATTCGGGCGAACAGCGCCGCTTGTTTGCGCCCGAACAGGCAATCGCCCATCCGCTCACCGCCCAGCAGCGCGCGGTGATCGAGCATCAATCGAGCCTTTGGATCGTGGGGTCGCCCGAAACGGTCAAGGCCGCCATCAGCCAGAAAGCCGAGGCGGCCGGGGCCGATGAGGTGATGATCACCACGACCATGCATTCCTACGAACTGCGTCGGCGCTCCTATAGCCTGATCGCCGACGCTCTTGGGCTTGAACCGCGCTCCTAG
- a CDS encoding acyloxyacyl hydrolase, with protein MTKSLPACLVAALLLGTAAPAVAQTDVAALPSAGVLDIVDEVRVGLAFHGVYYTLIPQDFGDWDYSRLEDVTFDVLFTSPDLDAFRWIGAPRPEVGATINLEGEDSLVHAGLTWQAHLFDSPVFVEGTFGAAIHNGYLGDDAPDGRRKFGCRVNFYERIGLGVDLTENATATLAYEHSSNAELCDYNAGISNLSLKFGWKF; from the coding sequence ATGACCAAATCCCTTCCAGCTTGCCTCGTGGCGGCTTTGCTGCTCGGCACTGCCGCTCCCGCAGTGGCGCAGACCGATGTCGCCGCCCTGCCCTCGGCCGGCGTGCTGGACATTGTCGATGAAGTGCGCGTGGGCCTGGCGTTCCACGGCGTTTATTACACGCTGATCCCGCAGGATTTCGGCGATTGGGATTATAGCCGGCTCGAGGACGTGACCTTTGACGTGCTCTTCACTTCGCCCGATCTCGATGCCTTCCGCTGGATCGGCGCACCGCGCCCTGAAGTGGGCGCCACCATCAACCTCGAGGGCGAGGACAGCCTGGTGCATGCGGGCCTGACCTGGCAGGCGCATCTGTTCGATAGCCCGGTGTTCGTGGAAGGCACCTTTGGCGCGGCGATCCACAATGGTTATCTGGGCGACGACGCGCCGGACGGCCGGCGCAAGTTCGGCTGCCGCGTCAATTTCTACGAGCGCATCGGGCTGGGCGTCGACCTGACGGAAAACGCCACCGCCACCTTGGCCTATGAGCACTCCTCCAATGCCGAGCTGTGCGACTATAATGCAGGCATCTCCAACCTCTCGCTCAAATTCGGCTGGAAGTTCTAG